The following nucleotide sequence is from Pseudomonadota bacterium.
TGCGATCACGGCCCTCACCCCTGCCCCTCTCCCGTTGGGAGAGGGAATGAGGAGACCGACGTGCGATCACGGCCCTCACCCCTGCCCCTCTCCCGTTGGGAGAGGGAATGAGGAGACCGACGTGCGATCACGGCCCTCACCCCTGCCCCTCTCCCGTTGGGAGAGGGAATGAGGAGACCGACGTGCGATCACGGCCCTCACCCCTGCCCCTCTCCCGTTGGGAGAGGGAATGAGGAGACCGACGTGCGACGGTCAGTCGGGGGAGGGCGGGACGCGGCGGGCGAAGAAGTCGAGGACGAGCCGCGCGATCTTCTCGCCCCGGCTGTAGATCATGGAGTGCATGCCCCCCTCCTCCTCGACGTACTCGGCGTCTTGGAAGACCGACGCCGTGAGGCGCGCCCACTCGACCGGCATGACCTCGTCCTCGGTGCCGTGCACCACGAGCGTCGGGCACGCGATCTCGCGGGTCGCCTGCCGCGCGGCGCCCTGGTTCAGGGTCATGCCGAAGATCTGGCGGTAGTAGCTGTACGGGCGCACCCAGAAGATCGCGCGCTGCGGCAGCCCGGGCGCCTCCTCGTAGTCCGCCCGCTCCACGCCGTGCTCGACGAGGCCGCGCAGCCTGTCGGGGTCGAGCCGGAGCGCCATCCGCGACCTGCGCTCGCGCCGCGAGACCTCGTCCTCGTCGATGCCGAACATCACCGTGGAGAACAGCGCGAGCGCCTCGACCTCGATCCCCTTCTTCCGCGACGCGAGCTCGATCGCCGCGTACGTGCCCATGGAGACGCCGGCGAGGTGGACCTTCGAGACGCCCAGCGCGTCGAGGAAGTCGGCCGCGATCTCGCCGTAGTCGCCCACGTGCCCGGTGTACGCCGCGCCGCCGTCCGGCCAGTCCAGCGCGATCACCTCGAACCGCTCCGCGAAGGCGGCCGTGTTCAGGTAGATGCGCGCGTCATAGAAGCCGCCGGGCAGGAGCAGGAGCAAAGGCGCGCCGGGCGCCGGGCCGTCGAGGTGCAGGTACCGGTACTCGGCGGTGCCGCGCTGCGATGGCACCGTGCGCTCGGTCCACGGCGCGACCGGGACGTCGGGCCGGACCGTGCGGGTCGGCGCCTTCGGCACGCACGCGGCGGCGAGCACGAGGGCGGCCGCCCACGGGAGAGCGCGTCGGATCTTCAGGCTCATCTGCACGGACCTCCTTCCCCGAGGGCCCCGCTCTTTGGTAAGACCTCGGTGAGGAGGGTGCAACATGAGCGGTTCCAAATTCCGGAAGGTCATCGTCATCGCGCTCGCGACGTCGTGCCTCGCCGCGTGCGGCGGCGCGTCTTCGAAGGCCGCTGCCGCGGGCGACGGATCGGGAGCGGCGGGAGACGACGGCGCGCCGGCAGGCGACGCGGACGACGCGGTGCAGGTCGAGGGGCTGCTCGGCGACATCCCGCAGGACGACGTGCAGCGCATCCTCGCGCGGAAGAACGACGCCGTCGCGGAGTGCTACCAGCGCGCGCTCGACGTCCTCGAGCAGATCGAGGGAAGGGTGGAGCTCGTGCTCGACGTCGGGGCCGACGGGTCGGTCGCGGCCGCGCACCTGCGGAACGGGTCGCTCGGATCGGCGGACGCGGAGGCGTGCATCGTCGCGCTCGCGAAGCGGCTCGCCTTCCCGAAGCCGCGCGGGGGCTCCCACGCCTCCATCGTGTACCCGCTGACGCTCGAGGAGCCGTACGACCACCCGGCGCCGGTCGACTGGAGCGGCCCCGAGTCGAAGGCCGTCGTGGAGGCGAACGCCGCGGACGTGGAGCGCTGCCTCGCCGGCGCGACCGGGGTGCAGCTCACGGTGTACGTCCGGAGCGGCGGCGCCGTCGTCTCGGCGGGCGCGACCGCGGACGAGGTCGAGGCGGCCGACGAGGCCGCGTGTCTCGCCGAGGCGGCCGGGAGGTGGACGTTCCCGGATCCGGGCGCCAAGACCGCGAAGGCGATCATCGCGTTCTGATCAGAGATCGGTGAGCAGCTCGGGCGCGAACGCGTCGTCGATCATGATCCGGCGGTCGCCTACCCACAGGCTCTTCTGCGCGCCGAAGACCGGGATCGACGTCGCCGAGGTGAAGCCGCCGATCGCGGGGTTGGCGCCGATCGTGATCGAGGCGCCCGGCCGATAGCCCTCGAAGAGCGAGCTGCGGTGGTCCTGCGTGAGGCCGAGGTTCGCGCCGATGACGACCTCCGAGATCTTCGCGGAGTTCTCCGAGCTGCGCAGGAACAGCCGCAGATCCCGCTCGAGCTTCCGGTTGCCGCACGTGATCTGCCGCACGCGCCCGCCCTCGAGCTCGAAGGAGACCGGGCTCTCGGCGACGTCGTACGTGTGCTGGAACCAGTCGCCGAGGTTGCGATCCGCGACGAACACGCCCTCGGCGTCGGTGGGGATGACGATGATCTGCCCGGACGGCAGGTTCTGCCACCTGTCGCGCGTGATGAGCCCGTCGAGGACGTGGAGCGCGGGCGGCGTCGCGCACCGGCACAGGAGCTCCGCGCCGCCGGGCGAGGTCATGCGGAGCTCGGACGCGCCCTGCAGGGCGTCGACGATGCGCGCGACGAACTTCGCGACCTGGCGGTAGTCCGTGGCGAGCCCGTCGACGAACACCGGCTCGGTGATGGACGGCATGTGGGCGTGGCGCAGCTTCTTCTCGATGACGATGTCGAGCACGGCCTTCCGGAGCGCGAGCTCGCCCGGCATCGCCGTGAGCGCGAGCGCGGAGCAGGTCGCCTGCGCTATCGTGCGCGCGACGACCGCCGGGAGCACGGTGAGCGGCCGGCCGCCGTATGCGTCGACGTCGCACGCGTCGCACCGCGCGCCGACCTCCGCGAACGCCGCGCGCAGCGCCGCGGCGATGGCGCGCGTCGAGGCGTCGTAGACGACGACCGCGCGATCCGCGGCGGTCGCCGCGAGGCACACGGTCACCGCGTTGCGCGCCGCCTTCGCGAGCGCGGGCGGAACCGGCGTCTCGGCCAGATCGGTCGACACCTCTGGTAGTTCGCGTGGCATCTCTGCACGAACCCATCGTTCGGGATACGGTGCATGTATAGACCCGCCGCAGGATCGCGTCAACACGGGGCACCGGGCCTCTCCTCGGCGCGCCCGAGCCGCGCCAGCATGCAGGCGAGGCAGAGCGGCGTGCCGTCGACCCGGCCGAACTCGAGATCCGAGCACTCGGCGCAGAAGACGATCTTCGGCACCGGTCTCTTCGGCGCGCTCAACGCGCAGCCGAGGCGCAGCATCATGTTCTCGTTCATCTTCGACTCCTCGTTCTCCGAATCCGATGACAACGGCCACGGCCGCGAAGCGGAGGAGCGCGTCGCGCTCCCTCGCGTGCGGCCGGTCTTTTTCCGCGTCAGGACGGGAGGCGAGGGGGGCCGCGGAGCGGGTGCCCCGCGAGGCGCTTGGACGCCGCGAGCGCGGCGGCGACGAATGCGGACTCGCGCGCGGCGGGTCCCGCCACCGCGGGATCGTCGTGAAGCGGGTTGCCTACCGCGGGCGGGCCTCCGGAGGACGGGGCGTTTCCTTGCAGCGCCTGTCCGCGGCGCGAGGCGACGGACGGCGTGGGGAGCCCACCCGTCGGGTCCGGGCTGGACGACGCCTCCGCCTCCTCGGCGAGCGCGGCGCAGCGCGGCGCCTGCTCCAGGGCGGCGGCCTGCAGGACGACGGCGGACAGGCCGCACACCACGGCGCTCGAGAGGCGGAGCTCGAAGATCGAGCCAACGGCGGCGCGCTGAGCGCTCTGGCGTTTCGGCATCTGCGACATCGTTCCCACAACGGCCCGAGCGCGCGGTCTATTCCGCCGGGCGAGGAGATCGCAGGGGGTCACCCCGCTGCGCGCCCTTTACCTCGGTGCGACCGGATGGTAGGTTTTCCGTCGCCATTTCGGCGCAAGAGGAGAGGAAGAACATGCGTTTCATTTCGACGATCGTGGTCGTTGTCGCGGCGATGGCGGCGCTGGGCTTCGCGGCGTGCAAGTCCGAGGAGCCCGTGAACCCGTACGCGCAGGGCTATCCGCAGGGCTACCCGCAGGGGTACCCGCAGGCGTACCCGCAGGTGCCGGTCGCCCAGCAGCCCGTCGCGCAGCCCGCGGCGCAGCAGCCGGCGAACCCGATGGCGGGCCTCGCGGCGCTCGGCCAGGCGATGGGCGGGATGGCCGGACAGCCGGCCGGGCAGCCGGGGCAGGTCGCCGCGCCGAACGCGCTCGTGCCGTGGCAGTCGCTCGGCCAGGCGCTGCCCACGTCGGCGGGCTGGGCGATGCAGGGACAGGTCGAGGGGGAGAGCGTCAACGTCATGGGCATCGCCGCCTCCACGGCGAAGTGCCACCTCACGCAGGGCGCGATGACGGCCGACGTCGAGATCATCGACAACGCCATGGCCGCCGGCATGGCCGGCATGGGCTTCGCGATGCTCGGGAACATGGCCACGGACACCAACGAGGGCCGCTCGAGCCGGGTGAACTTCGGCACCTACCCGGGCATGCAGAACTTCCAGAAGGCGAGCAACAGCGCGGACGTGACGGTCGTCGTGGGCAACCGGATCCTCGTCACCGTGAAGGTCTCCAACGCCGGGAGCGAGGCGCCGGCGCTGCAGCTCGCGCAGGCCATCAACTTCGCGCACCTCGCGTCGCTCATCGGCGGGTGACGCCGACCATGGACCCCCGCGAGTTCAGGAAGCGCCTCGACGAGCTCGTGCGCGCCTTCGAAGCCGACCCCGCGAACGTCAAGGGTCACGGCCTCAAGGACTGCCAGAGGTGCTCGAGCTGCGTGTTCTGCGAGGGGTGCGTGCGGTGCCACAAGTGCTCCTACTGCAAGGGGTGCGAGGGCTCGACGAACCTGACCCACTGCATCGACTGCGCGGCGTGCCACAACCTCGCCAACAGCGTGGAGTGCTCGGGGTGCACGAGCTCCGCGTTCCTGGTCCTGTGCCGGGACCTCACCGAGTGCAACTACTGCTTCGGCTGCGTCGGGATCTCGCGCAAGGACTTCCACATCCTGAACGAGAAGCACGACCGCTCGACCTACTTCAAGCTGGTCGCGGATCTGTCCGCCGCGCTCCGCATCGCGAGGCCATGAGGGCGGTCGTCCAGCGCGTCCGCGGGGCGCGCGTCCTCGTCGACGGTGTCGAGGTCGGCGGCATCGGCGACGGGCTGCTCGTGTACCTCGGGATCGGGTGCGGCGACACGGACGCGGATCTCGGCACCCTCGCCGAGAAGATCGCCGGGCTGCGCGTCTTTCGCGATGGCGCCGGGGCGATGAACCTGTCGGTCGTCGACGTCGGCGGCCGCGCGCTCGTCGTCAGCCAGTTCACGCTCTACGGCGACGTGCGACGCGGCAAGCGCCCGTCGTTCGTCGCCGCCATGGAGCCGAAGTCGGCCGAGGAGATGTACGTGCGGTTCGTCTCTCGCCTCGAGGCGCTCGGCGTGCCCTGCGCGCGGGGCGCCTTCGGCGCGATGATGGACGTCCACTCCGTCAACGACGGCCCGGTCACGATCCTGATCGATTCGAAGAAGCTTTTCTGAGGCCCACGGCAGAGGAGGTCATCATGCAGTACAACGCGACCCCGTTCCCGATCGACCCCGGCATCGGCCCCACGACGACCGACGCGAGCATGTGGCTCGAAAAGCAGAGCGAGAGCGTGCGGCGCGTGACGCGGATCGACGCGCGCGGCCGCCTCGTGCAGGAGCCGGTCGTCGAGGACGGCGCGTGGGTGGATCCCACGGCGCGCCTCATCGGCGGCATGATCATCGGCGCGGGCTGCTACCTCGGCCCGTTCGCCGTGATCCGGCTCGACGAGAAGCCGACGCCCGAGCCGCTGGTCATCGGCCCCGGCTCCAACGTCCAGGACTGCGCCGTGATCCACTCGACGACGCAGCGGATCGGCAGCCGCGTCATCGTCGCGCACCAGGCGATCGTGCACGGCGCGATTGTAGAGGACGACGTGACGATCTACATCCAGGCGGTCGTCGACGGCGGCGGGGCGGTCATCGGCCGCGGCGCGTTCCTGCACCAGGGGTGCTACGTCGGCAAGGGCGTGCGCGTGCCGCCGGGGCGCTACGTCGGGCCGGGCCGGAAGATCCTCACGCAGGCCGAGGCCGACGCGCTCGGGCCCGTGCCCGAGGCGCTCCTCCACGTCCGCGAGCACGTCCTCGAGTCGAACGACGCCCACGTGCGCCGCTACCTCTCGTTGCGGTCGGCCGGCGAATGACCGTCGCGGTGACAGGGGCGTCGGGCCACGTCGGCGGCAATCTGGTGCGGGCGCTCCTGGCCCAGGGCCGCGAGGTGCGCGTCCTCGCGCGCCAGGATCACCGCGCGTTCGCCGGGCTCGAGGTCGAGATCGTAGACGGCGACCTGTTCGACGAAGACTCCCTGGCGCGGCTTCTGGACGGCGCCGAGACCGTGTTCCATCTGGCGGCGCGAATCTCCATCGTCGGGCCCGAGGGGGGGCTCGTGGAGCGGACCAACGTCCTCGGCGCGCGCAACGTCGCCGCCGCCTGCCTCGCCGCCGGGGTCAAGCGGCTCGTGCACGCGAGCTCGATCCACGCGTTCTCCACCCACCCCAACAGCGAAGTCATCGACGAAACCCGGGCCTTGGCCCTGGATCGCCGGCACCTGGCCTACGACCGCTCCAAGGCCCGCGGCACCCTCGAAGTCCTCGCGGCGGTGGAGCGCGGCCTCGACGCCGTGATCGTCCACCCGAGCGGCGTCATCGGCCCCAACGACTTCAAGGTCTCGCGCATGGGCGCGGTGATCCTGGACCTGGTCCACCGCCGACTGCCCGCGCTCATCGACGGCGGCTACAACTGGGTCGACGTCCGCGACGTCGTCGACGGGATGCTCGCCGCAGAAAAGAACGGCCGCCGGGGCGAGCGCTACCTGCTCACGGGGCGATGGGCACACGTCGTCGAGCTGGCGGCCCTCGTCACCAAGTTCACCGGAAGGCCCACGCCGCGCTTCAGGACACCCTTGTGGCTCGCGATGCCGGCCTCGTACGGCAGCCTGCTCTGGGGTCGGGTCACGCGCACGACGCCCAAGTTCACGCCCGGGGCGGTGCGCGCGGTGGCCATGCACCGCTACGTCAGCCACCTGAAGGCCACCGAAGAGCTCGGCTACAACCCGCGCCCGCTCGAGGCGACGATCCGCGATACCTTGGCCTGGTTCGCGGAGGCCGGAATGATCGAGGCGTAGCTCACATCGCCTCCGGCGCGGGCACGCCGAGGAGGTCGAGGCCGCGGGCGAGGCCGATGCGCGCCGCGTCGACGAGCGCGAGGCGGGCTTTCCGGATCGCGGGATCCTCGCACAGCACGCGCAGGTTCCTTTCCGCGTTGCCCGCCTGCTGGTACCGGTTCCACGCCCGCGCCACCTCGTAGACCGCCCGCGCGAGACGGGACGGCTCGAGATCCTCGGCCGCCGCGACGACCGCGGCCGGGAGGCGGGCGAGCTCCTTGACGAGCGCGGCCTCCTCGATCGCCGCGAGGAGCGACCAGTCGACGTCGGCCGGGTCGGGCGCGCCCCCGCCCTTGCGCAGGATGGAGCAGCAGCGGGCGTGCGCGTACTGGACGCAGATGCCCGTGAACCCCTTGGTGTTCAGGATCTCCTCCCAGTCGAAGGTGTAGTCCGACGTCCTGAGGTTCTTGAGGTCGCCGAACACGATGCCGCCCACGCCGACCTGCTCGGCCACGGCGTCGATCTCCGCGACCCGCTCGTCGCTCGCCTCGCGCATCTTCGCGAGCGCGCGATCGCGGGCCTCGTCGAGCGCGTCGGTGAGGAAGACGACGTTCCCCTTGCGCGTGCTCATGCCCTGGATGCGGCCGAAGTGGGCGTGCGTCATCCGGTCGGCCCAGGCGTGCCCCATCGCCAGGAGCGCGCGCTTGAGCTGCCCGAAGTGGAGCTTCTGTTCCACGCCGACGACGTAGATCGATTTCGCGAACGCGAACCGCGCGAACCTGTCCCGCGCCGCCGCGACGTCCCGCGTCGCGTACAGCGTGGCGCCGTCGCTCTTGCGCAGCATCATCGGCGGCTCGCCCTCGGCGTACGGCATGTCCACCACGAGCGCGCCCTGATCCTCGCGCGTCCCCACCGTGCGCCGGATCTCCTCGATGACGGCGTCCATCCCCTCGCGGTACCGGCTCTCGCCCTCGATGAACTCGAACGAGACGCCGAGCCTGTCGTACACGCGCTGGAACTCCCTGAGGCTCAGCTCACGGAACGTCCGCCACAGCTCGAGCGCCGCGGGATCGCCGTCCTCCTGCGCCTTGAACATCGCGCGCGCCGCGGCGTCGAACGCGGGATCCTCGGCGGCCATGCGGCTCGCGGAGACGTAGAGCTCGAGCAGGTACGGGATCCCCTCGGCCTCGAGCCGTGCCCGATCGCCGGACCGCCGGAACGCCTCCGCCAGGAGTCCGAACGTCTTGCCCCAGTCGCCGAGGAAGTTCACCCCCGCGACGCGGTAGCCGAGCGCCCGGTGGATCCGGGCGAGGGCGTTGCCGATCATCGTCGAGCGCAGGTGGTGGAAGCCGAGCGGCTTGGCGATGTTGGGCGACGAGTAGTCGATCACGACGTACCCGCCCGCGCCGAGCTCCGAGCCCGCGAAGCGCTCGCCGAGCGCCCGGATCTCCGGGGCCACGCTCGCGAAAAGGTGCGCGGTCGAGATGTGCGCGTTGACGTACGGCCCCACGGCCTCGATCGCCGCGAACATCGGGGACGGCTCGATCTTCGCCGCCGCCGCCGCCGCGATCTGCGCCGGGGACTGCCTGAGCCGCTTCGCGAACGGGAAGCACGGCAGCGACAGATCGCCGCGCTCCTCCTCGGGCGTCTTCAGGTGGGCACGGATCTCGGCCTCGTCGATCCCGACCGCCCGCGCGACGGCCGCGGTGAACGCGTTTTCGTATCTCCTCATGGGTGCGCGATTTCCGTTCGGGCGGGGATCAGAACTCGACGACCGCCGCGGCGCCGCCCATCCCGGGGCCGACCACCGGCGCGAACGAGACCTGCGCGTCCGCCGCCGGTTCCGCGCTCTCGCCCTTGTTCTTCTTGACGATGCGGATGGTGCCCCACGTCGCGCCGGCGGCCGCGATCACGGCGCCCACGATGCCGACGACGTCCGCGACGACCGCCTTCTTGTGGGCATCGTCCTGTGCGGCCGGATCGGCGTCCGGGTCCGACGGCTGCGCGTTCTTCGCCAGGCTGCCGAGCACGCCCCAGCCGACCGCGACGCCCACGACGCCCACTCCCGCGACGACCCACGGGACCACGTCGAGCGCCTCGATCTTCTTGCCCGTGTCGGGCTCGCCCTCGCCTTCCCCCTCTCCCTCGCCCTCGGGCTTCTCGGCCGCGACCACCGGCGGCGGGCCCGCATGGCCCGGCTCGAGTGTCACCTCGACCGGGACCGACTGTCCGGCGGTCACGGCGACCGACATCTTGAAGTCCTCGAAGCCCTTCTTCGAAACCTGGATCTTGTGCGTGCCCGGGTCGAGCTTGGTCAGCCCGACGGTCGGGGTCTTGGCGACCTCCTTGCCGTCGACGTAGACGGTCGCGTTCGCCTCTTCGCACTTGATCTCGATCCCCGTCTTTTCGAGGCGCTCCTGCAGGATCGCGAGCTTGTTGAGCAGCGTCGTGCGCTCCGAGTTGTTCGGATCCGCGTCGAGGTACTTCTTGAGGAAGTCGACCGCCTTGACGAGATCGCCGAGCTTCTCCCAGGCCTGGCCGATGTTGTAGAGGAGCAGGGGGCGCGGATCGAGCCGGTACGCCTCCTCGAACTCGGCGATCGCCTTCTCGTAGCGCCCCTGGGTATAGTAGTCCTGCCCGGCGAGGTAGTGCTGCCGGGCATCGGCGAAAGCCGCCGTCCCGGCGAGCAGGACCGCCGCCGCCACGATGACGCAAACTCGTTTCATGCCGTATCTCCCCTACCCGGCCGCAGTGGAGCCTCGCTCCAAGACGGAGTGTCGTTACTCAAGGTGTAGTGTTATTTATGGAACGTGGAAAGAAGAAAACAATTCTGCACCGAACGGCGGCTCGCGGCGTTCGTGATCGCCCTGTTCGCCTCGTCGTGCGGCCTGCGCTGCGGCGAGGGGCGGGTTCCCGAGCGCGAGATCGTCCCCGTGCCCGAGAGGATCCCGGCGCCGCCGGCGATCTCCTGCGTGGACGGCGCCCGCGCCCTTCGGGACGTCGAGAGGCTCGTCGCGCTCGGCCCGAGACCGCCGGGCGGCCCGGGCGCCGAGGCGGCGCGGCAGCTCATCCTCGGCGAGCTGAGGCGGGCCGGGCTCGAGCCGAGGCGCCGCGACTTCACGGCCCACACGCCGCACCCGGAGCTCGGGAAGGTCGAGCTCGCCAACATCACGGCCGACGTCGCCGGACCGGGCGGGACGGTGATCGTCGGCGGACACTACGACCTCAAGCTGCTGCCCGGCGTGGAGTTCGTCGGCGCCAACGACGGCGGCTCGTCCACCGCCGTGCTGCTCGAGATCGCGCGGTGCCTCGCCGCGCGCGGCTCCCCCGCGAGGGTGCGGCTCGCGTTCTTCGACGGCGAGGAGGCGCTCGTGAGCTGGAGCGACGCGGACGGCCTGTACGGCTCCAAGCGCATGGCCGCGGATCTCGCCGGCTCGCCCGATCGCGCCTCGGTCGCGGCGATGGTGAACGTCGACATGGTGGGCGACCGGGATCTCTCGTTCTTTCGCGAGACGCTCTCCACGCAGTGGGTCCTCTCCGCGCTCGAAAGGTCCGCCGAGCGTCTCGGGCACGCCGCGCTGTTCGGCGGCCCGCGCGCGGCCGTCGAGGACGATCACCTGCCGTTCCTCCGGATCGGCGTGCCGGCCGCGGACCTCATCGACCTCGAGTACGGCCCCGGCCCCGGCTCGAACGACTACTGGCACACGGCCGCGGACACCCCGGACAAGCTCTCGGCGGCGAGCCTCGCCGCGGCGGCGCGGATCGTCATAGGCGCGCTCGAGGAGCTGTCGGGGGGCGAGCCCGCCGCGCCGTCACCTTGAGCCGGTCCGCACCGCGAGCCTTGTTCATTTTGCGGCGATAAGGCAATGTATGGTAGGGCATGGTCCCGAGGGACGTCATGGCGCGCGGCAAGATTTCGACGACTATCTACATCACGGAGGAGCAGGACCGGCAGCTCAAGGAGCTCAGCCGGCGCACCAACGTGCCGGTGGCCGTCTACGTTCGCGAGGGAATCGACATCGTCATCCGGCAGCACGGCGACGTGCTCCCCGGGCAGCTCTCCCTGCTGAAGCCCCGCGGGGAGTGAGCGCCACCTTGCCACCCCGGAGCGTCCGATGAGGCTCCGCCCGCAGACCGGCCTCGCGGTGATCGCGGCGTGCGCGGCCGCGTGCTCGCCCGAGCTCGGTGCCGCGATCGGCGACGCTCCTCCGACCGCGCTCGAGTGCCCGGAGCCTGAGGCGCCGGACGCGGGGCCCGGGGACGCCGGCGCATCGGCGGAAGGCTCGGTCGTGATCATCAGCGTCGACGGCCTGCGCGCCGACGCGGTGACCGCCGCACCGGCGGACGCGCTGATCGATTTCGCGTGCCGCGGCTCCTACTCCCTCTCAGCACGCACCATCCTGCCCGCGCTCACGCTCCCGGCCCACGCGTCGATGGTTTCGGGGTACGAGCCCGAGCAGCACGGGCTCCTGCACGACTCCATGAGGGAGGACACCTGCATCGAGGTGCCCACGGTGTTCGGCCTCGCCGAGGAGGCAGGGCTCGAGACGGTGATCGTCGTCGGCAAGGAGAAGCTCGTGCAGCTCGCGCCGCCGGGTTCCTGCGACTATTTCGAATGGGTCACCGGCGGGGACGCCGCGGTCGTCGACGCCGCGATCGCTGCCGCCGCGGGGGGCTTCGACGTCCTGTTCGTCCACCTCCCGTCGGTCGACTGGGTGGGGCACTCGTCGGGGTGGATGTCCGACGACTACCTCGCGCAGGTGCGCGCGGCGGACGCGGAGGTCGCGCGGCTCGTGGACGCGCTGCCCGCCGGGGCGACCGTGATCGTCACCGCGGACCACGGCGGCCACGACTCGACCCACGGCGACGACGTCGCGACCGACACGATGATACCGTGGATCGTCGCGGGGCCGGGCGTCCGCGAGCGGCACGTGATCGGTGCGCCCGTCTCGGTCATGGACACCGCCGCGACGGCCGCGTTCGTCGCGGGGTTCGCGCTCGAGCCGGACGCGATCGGCCGCCCGGTCGAGGAGGCGTTCGGGGAGTAGCGCGGCGCGTCACCAGAGGGCGCGGGCCAGCGCGTCGATCGCGGACGTGTAGGCGCCGACGAGATGCGCCCCGAAGAACACGTGCTCGAGCGCGCCGAGCGCCAGGAACGGGCCGAACGGCACGCGAGCCTTGCGGAAGCGCACGGGCTGCTCGTCCTCGTCGCCGTCGCCGCGCTCCTCTTCGAACACCGGCTCGGGCTCGTTCGCCCGCCTTCTCAGGACGACGATGATCGCGCCGACGATCAGCCCCTGGAGCGCGCCGGCGAACAGGGCGAACACGCCGCCCTGGAAGCCGACGAACGCGCCTATCATCGCGAGCAGCTTCGCGTCGCCCTCGCCCATGCCGGGCCTGCCCGTGAGCAGGCGGTACCCCTCGATGAAGACGAGCCGGATGAGCGCGTAGCCGGCAAACGCCGCGACGAGCGGTTCCATCCAGCCGAGCGGCAGCACGAAGGCGTTGGCCGCGATCCCGACCGCGATCCCGGGCAGCGCGATCGCGTCCGGAATGAGGTAGCAGTCGGCGTCGATCATCGCCGCGGTCACGAGCGCGAAGACGAAGCCGAACCACACGAAGAACTCGGCCGCGGCCTGCTGGAACGACGCGGGCTCGCCGGCCAGCGTCAGCCGCGCCACGCTGACCGCGAGCAGCGCCATCGCGAGCTCCACGAGCGCGTACCGCGGCGAGAAGCGGGCCTTGCAGTCGCGGCACCGGCCCCGGAGCACGAGGTAGGAGAGGATCGGGACGTTGTCGTAGAACCGGATGGGCTCGCCGCACGCCATGCAGTGCGATCCGGGGCGGACGACGGACAGCTCGCGCGGCCACCGGACGATCACGACGTTCGCGAACGATCCCCAGAGCGCGCCGAAGACGCCCGCGAAGAGCTGCCACTGCCACGGCGCGATCATGTCGAAGGGCGGCTGCACGGGCGCAGTCTACCACGGCGGCGCGGTTGGGCGTATTCTCCGGCTCATGCCGCGCATCAAGATCGAGGAGCACGCCCGCTACCCGTTCTCGACCGAGCTCGAGGTCCGCGTCGCGGATCTGAACTACGGCGCGCACTTGGGCTACGAGCGGCTCCTCTCCCTGGCGCACCAG
It contains:
- a CDS encoding ribbon-helix-helix domain-containing protein, whose protein sequence is MARGKISTTIYITEEQDRQLKELSRRTNVPVAVYVREGIDIVIRQHGDVLPGQLSLLKPRGE
- a CDS encoding alkaline phosphatase — its product is MRLRPQTGLAVIAACAAACSPELGAAIGDAPPTALECPEPEAPDAGPGDAGASAEGSVVIISVDGLRADAVTAAPADALIDFACRGSYSLSARTILPALTLPAHASMVSGYEPEQHGLLHDSMREDTCIEVPTVFGLAEEAGLETVIVVGKEKLVQLAPPGSCDYFEWVTGGDAAVVDAAIAAAAGGFDVLFVHLPSVDWVGHSSGWMSDDYLAQVRAADAEVARLVDALPAGATVIVTADHGGHDSTHGDDVATDTMIPWIVAGPGVRERHVIGAPVSVMDTAATAAFVAGFALEPDAIGRPVEEAFGE
- a CDS encoding M28 family peptidase, with amino-acid sequence MERRKQFCTERRLAAFVIALFASSCGLRCGEGRVPEREIVPVPERIPAPPAISCVDGARALRDVERLVALGPRPPGGPGAEAARQLILGELRRAGLEPRRRDFTAHTPHPELGKVELANITADVAGPGGTVIVGGHYDLKLLPGVEFVGANDGGSSTAVLLEIARCLAARGSPARVRLAFFDGEEALVSWSDADGLYGSKRMAADLAGSPDRASVAAMVNVDMVGDRDLSFFRETLSTQWVLSALERSAERLGHAALFGGPRAAVEDDHLPFLRIGVPAADLIDLEYGPGPGSNDYWHTAADTPDKLSAASLAAAARIVIGALEELSGGEPAAPSP
- a CDS encoding prepilin peptidase; the protein is MQPPFDMIAPWQWQLFAGVFGALWGSFANVVIVRWPRELSVVRPGSHCMACGEPIRFYDNVPILSYLVLRGRCRDCKARFSPRYALVELAMALLAVSVARLTLAGEPASFQQAAAEFFVWFGFVFALVTAAMIDADCYLIPDAIALPGIAVGIAANAFVLPLGWMEPLVAAFAGYALIRLVFIEGYRLLTGRPGMGEGDAKLLAMIGAFVGFQGGVFALFAGALQGLIVGAIIVVLRRRANEPEPVFEEERGDGDEDEQPVRFRKARVPFGPFLALGALEHVFFGAHLVGAYTSAIDALARALW